Proteins from a single region of Pseudopedobacter saltans DSM 12145:
- a CDS encoding alpha/beta fold hydrolase, producing the protein MNSNNAISFQSGYSEVNGIRVYYEIYGEGKPLILIHGGGSTIQTSFGRIIPLLASNRQLICVELQAHGRTDDRNTAISFEQDADDVFTLLKNLNINKADIFGFSNGGNTALQLAIRHPEVCNKIIAGSVLLKRNGTFPQFWEFMKNGTFDQMPQEYKDAFLQVNPDENKLRNMYQKCADRMNNFKDFSDEEIKSIKPSVLLINGDNDVATPERIVAMSRLIPDCNLTIIPGGHGEYIGEITTLKPDYKDSYFIVPIIERFLDK; encoded by the coding sequence ATGAACTCAAACAATGCTATATCTTTCCAAAGTGGCTATTCTGAGGTAAACGGAATAAGGGTGTATTATGAAATTTATGGCGAAGGAAAGCCTCTTATTTTAATCCATGGCGGTGGTTCAACTATACAGACTTCATTTGGCAGGATTATTCCTTTACTAGCATCAAACAGACAGTTAATTTGTGTTGAACTGCAAGCGCATGGACGAACAGACGATAGAAATACGGCAATTTCTTTTGAACAGGATGCTGATGATGTATTTACACTGTTAAAGAACTTAAACATCAATAAAGCTGACATTTTCGGATTCAGTAATGGAGGAAATACAGCTCTTCAGCTAGCTATCAGACATCCGGAAGTGTGCAATAAAATAATAGCAGGTTCAGTCTTATTAAAACGTAACGGGACGTTTCCGCAGTTTTGGGAATTTATGAAAAATGGAACTTTCGATCAGATGCCACAAGAATATAAAGATGCATTTCTTCAAGTGAACCCAGATGAAAACAAGCTCAGGAATATGTATCAGAAGTGTGCTGATAGAATGAATAATTTTAAAGACTTTTCTGACGAGGAGATAAAATCTATTAAGCCTTCAGTACTTTTAATCAACGGGGATAACGATGTTGCAACACCTGAACGTATTGTAGCAATGTCCAGACTAATACCTGACTGTAACCTGACAATTATTCCAGGTGGACATGGAGAATATATAGGAGAAATAACAACCTTAAAACCGGATTATAAAGACAGCTATTTTATTGTGCCTATAATTGAGAGGTTTTTGGATAAATAA
- a CDS encoding sugar phosphate isomerase/epimerase family protein, which produces MEQNRRDFLKVYALFGASLVLPDHLMAFAGTNQRYKIAVIDLMILKRQKLSAFELTKEIGADGLELDMGGLGNRDTFDSKLSDSVTRQEFLSKAKELNLEICSLAMTGFYAQSFATRPTYQQMVGDCLTTCQQMGVKVAFLPLGVQGDLVKNPELRPAIVERLKVVGKMAKKAGVVVGIETALNATEEVKLLKEIGSKNIQIYFNFSNPLKDGRDLISELKILGKKRICQIHCTDEDGVWLENNKRLNMYKVKEALDNMGWKGWLVIERSRDASLSPRAVKENFGANTTFMKKVFQ; this is translated from the coding sequence ATGGAGCAAAACAGGAGAGACTTTTTAAAAGTATACGCACTATTTGGTGCGAGTTTGGTTTTACCTGACCATTTAATGGCTTTCGCTGGTACAAATCAACGTTATAAAATAGCGGTTATAGATTTAATGATCCTAAAGCGTCAAAAACTTAGTGCATTTGAACTTACCAAAGAAATAGGAGCGGATGGTTTAGAACTAGATATGGGAGGTCTGGGAAACCGCGACACCTTTGATAGCAAATTGTCTGACTCAGTAACCAGACAAGAGTTTCTTTCCAAAGCAAAAGAATTGAATTTGGAGATTTGTTCTTTAGCCATGACGGGATTTTATGCGCAGTCTTTTGCCACAAGACCAACTTATCAGCAAATGGTAGGCGATTGTCTAACAACCTGTCAGCAAATGGGAGTTAAAGTAGCGTTCTTACCATTAGGAGTTCAGGGAGATTTAGTGAAGAATCCCGAACTTAGACCAGCTATTGTAGAACGCCTGAAAGTTGTAGGGAAAATGGCAAAGAAAGCAGGTGTTGTTGTAGGGATAGAAACCGCGCTTAATGCTACAGAAGAAGTTAAACTGCTGAAAGAAATTGGTTCTAAAAATATTCAGATCTATTTCAACTTTTCTAATCCTTTAAAAGATGGCCGTGATTTAATTAGTGAACTTAAAATTTTAGGTAAAAAGCGCATATGTCAAATCCATTGTACAGATGAAGATGGCGTTTGGCTGGAAAACAACAAGCGTTTAAATATGTACAAAGTAAAAGAAGCGCTGGATAATATGGGCTGGAAAGGCTGGTTGGTTATAGAACGTTCCCGTGATGCGAGCTTATCTCCAAGGGCTGTGAAAGAAAATTTTGGAGCTAATACTACTTTTATGAAGAAGGTTTTTCAGTAA
- a CDS encoding type II toxin-antitoxin system RelE/ParE family toxin, translated as MLTRVDAAKTPEELNVPGYGLHPLKGNLKDFLSIKIDKNYRIIFKVENENTQELDYIDYHKGIMAMLNPAHPGKLLMASSKKPVIN; from the coding sequence ATGTTAACCCGTGTGGATGCAGCAAAAACTCCGGAAGAGCTGAATGTTCCAGGTTACGGTCTACATCCATTGAAAGGCAACCTGAAAGACTTCTTGTCTATAAAAATTGACAAGAATTACAGAATTATTTTCAAAGTCGAAAATGAAAATACTCAGGAATTAGATTATATTGATTATCATAAAGGCATTATGGCAATGTTAAATCCAGCTCACCCGGGGAAACTATTGATGGCATCATCGAAGAAACCGGTCATAAATTAA
- a CDS encoding helix-turn-helix transcriptional regulator, with protein MDGIIEETGHKLSIEEVAKGLGTTRKTLSAIINGKQSVTLEMGY; from the coding sequence ATTGATGGCATCATCGAAGAAACCGGTCATAAATTAAGTATAGAGGAAGTTGCCAAAGGTTTAGGTACTACCCGAAAAACATTATCAGCCATCATCAACGGCAAACAATCGGTTACTCTCGAGATGGGCTATTAA
- a CDS encoding type II toxin-antitoxin system RelE/ParE family toxin, giving the protein MNYKVKYIPKFEKELKRLAKKYPSLKSDFSLLLQSLKSKPDQGISLGNDCYKVRMAISSKRKGKSGGSRVITCFKVTLDTVFLLTIFDKSEQENISDKELKELLAFITDFP; this is encoded by the coding sequence ATGAATTATAAGGTAAAGTATATTCCAAAATTTGAGAAGGAGCTAAAAAGGCTTGCCAAAAAATATCCTTCATTAAAATCCGATTTCTCTTTACTCTTGCAGTCGCTTAAGTCGAAACCAGATCAAGGAATCTCATTAGGAAACGATTGTTATAAGGTTCGTATGGCTATTTCCAGCAAAAGAAAGGGGAAGTCAGGAGGATCCAGAGTAATTACATGCTTTAAAGTAACTCTCGATACTGTTTTCTTGCTAACTATTTTCGATAAAAGCGAACAAGAAAACATTTCTGACAAGGAACTTAAAGAGTTGCTTGCTTTTATTACTGACTTTCCTTAA
- a CDS encoding DUF4230 domain-containing protein, translating into MKFRPALSLSFFIILLAALAFMFFYFKKQLFEVKTEITEDVMISKITSMGKLELVKYSMKDVIEKKEIRRFLPDERILFVAVGEVVGCIDLTKVSKDDISFNNDSLTLYLPRPEICYVKIDHKASKVYDVSGVWFPSDTKNLVEGIYKIAEQKLLMNAKEMQLMQKTKENATLIFKPLVENLSNKKVGILFK; encoded by the coding sequence ATGAAATTCAGGCCAGCACTATCTCTATCGTTTTTTATTATCCTTTTAGCAGCACTCGCTTTTATGTTTTTCTACTTCAAAAAGCAACTTTTTGAAGTGAAAACAGAAATTACTGAAGACGTAATGATTAGTAAAATAACCAGTATGGGAAAGCTGGAGTTGGTGAAATATTCTATGAAAGACGTTATAGAAAAGAAAGAGATTCGACGTTTTTTACCGGATGAACGCATACTCTTTGTAGCAGTAGGCGAAGTTGTAGGTTGTATTGATTTAACAAAAGTATCTAAAGATGATATCTCTTTTAATAACGATTCACTTACATTGTACCTTCCTCGGCCTGAAATTTGTTATGTAAAAATAGATCATAAAGCGTCTAAGGTTTATGATGTTTCAGGAGTTTGGTTTCCCAGTGATACAAAAAACTTAGTAGAAGGTATCTATAAGATTGCAGAACAAAAGCTGTTAATGAATGCTAAGGAAATGCAGCTAATGCAGAAAACAAAAGAAAATGCCACGCTAATATTCAAGCCCCTGGTAGAAAATTTGTCGAATAAAAAGGTAGGTATTTTGTTTAAATAA
- a CDS encoding glycosyl hydrolase, which produces MQKIAFAQFERIKSYLADDSKLPESAKPWVFWYWMHSAFSREGITADLEAMKEAGIAGAYIAPIKGKTNPPLFEPVTETLTSEWWDIFKYAIQESERLGIKIALLPNDGFATAGGPWITPEMSMQKVVWTETFVKGGKTIQQKIEQPESYQGFYKDIAVYAFPMVEKSNLSTDHVKPKVTTSTGEEASFLAESGNKKNFGSANPCWIQYEFAEPFLCRSIKITVNNFNYQSNRLIIETSNDGKNFTKLTRLIPPRTGWLDWDAPVTHAIEPTTAKYFRFVYDPEGSEPGAEDLDAAKWKQSLKIAGISLSGAPKINHLEGKNGQVWRVSDRTTSSQIADQLCIPLNKVIDISTYLNKDGELKWKAPSGNWTILRIGHTSTGHKNETAGAGKGLESDKFNKEVAKIQFDKWFGEAKRVVGPELAKKVFSIFHVDSWECGSQNWSPVFEQEFLKRRGYSLKPYLPIMAGIPLESAEKSEQFLYDVRTTIAELINDNFFKTMKGLAKDNGVIFTSETTAPVMVGDGLTHFGTVDVPMGEFWHASPSHDKFGDMSDAISGAHIYGKNIVQAEAFTTIRMKWDEHPGNLKTVQDRNYALGTNKLVYHVYVHNPWMDRKPGMTLDGIGLYFQRDQTWWKPGKAWVDYTSRTQALLQEGNPVRDIAVFIGEEIPRRSILPDRFVNTLPGVFGEEVVQSEKIRLENKGLPTQRVVGVTTSANMAQPEDWINPLKGYAYDSFNPEVLYGAKVINGRVKFNNGADYGILVFPGKQQLNPNNKLMTLQTAKKMLDLVKEGATILVSDKPVAVPHQSDDKSQKEMLAVVDEIFEGNFIKANASNGKTIFYKTLGKGKVIKGPYEGNDFSLFNLDKDLIITENGKHAEKVAWNHRKSEDLDIYFIANQEERKRNIQFSFRLADKKAYVYQAVTGRLEKLDNYSAKGKRTDLALSLEPNQSIFILFHQQDNLAANKHNSSEGKDLLVLNNEWQLQFDESFGGPKEPVKTKNLFDWSQSANENIKYYSGTVKYTTHIKLNKSQIKSGNIFIDFAELSNIATVKVNGVDCGVVWTYPYQADISKALKSGNNLFEIEVNNTWANRLIGDQKLPEEKRVTKTTAPIRLQEEDLLKSGLIGPVKLIVK; this is translated from the coding sequence ATGCAAAAAATAGCATTTGCTCAGTTTGAAAGAATAAAGAGTTATTTAGCAGATGATTCTAAATTGCCGGAGTCTGCCAAACCCTGGGTTTTCTGGTATTGGATGCACTCTGCTTTTTCACGAGAAGGGATAACTGCTGATCTGGAAGCAATGAAAGAAGCGGGTATAGCCGGAGCTTATATCGCACCCATAAAGGGGAAAACAAACCCTCCGTTATTTGAGCCCGTTACAGAAACTTTAACGTCAGAATGGTGGGATATTTTTAAATACGCCATCCAGGAGTCTGAAAGACTAGGAATAAAAATAGCTTTATTGCCAAATGATGGTTTTGCTACTGCTGGTGGCCCTTGGATTACTCCTGAAATGTCTATGCAAAAAGTAGTTTGGACAGAGACTTTTGTAAAAGGAGGCAAGACCATTCAACAGAAAATTGAACAACCGGAATCTTATCAGGGTTTTTATAAAGATATCGCTGTATATGCTTTTCCTATGGTAGAAAAAAGCAATTTATCTACAGATCATGTAAAGCCAAAAGTAACTACGAGTACAGGAGAAGAAGCTTCATTCCTTGCAGAATCAGGTAATAAAAAGAATTTTGGTTCTGCAAACCCATGCTGGATACAGTATGAATTTGCCGAGCCTTTCTTATGCAGATCTATAAAAATTACAGTCAACAATTTCAATTATCAATCGAACAGGTTAATTATTGAAACAAGTAATGACGGAAAAAATTTCACTAAACTTACGAGACTTATTCCGCCAAGAACAGGTTGGTTAGACTGGGATGCTCCGGTAACTCATGCTATAGAACCTACAACAGCTAAATATTTTCGATTTGTTTATGACCCGGAAGGGTCGGAACCGGGGGCCGAAGATCTGGATGCCGCAAAATGGAAACAAAGTTTAAAGATTGCTGGAATCAGTTTGTCCGGTGCGCCTAAGATCAATCATTTGGAAGGGAAAAATGGGCAAGTTTGGCGGGTAAGCGACAGAACGACTTCAAGTCAAATTGCAGATCAGCTTTGTATTCCTTTAAATAAAGTGATTGATATCTCCACTTATTTGAATAAAGATGGGGAGTTGAAGTGGAAAGCACCATCCGGAAACTGGACGATCTTGAGAATAGGACACACTTCTACAGGACATAAAAATGAAACCGCAGGTGCCGGAAAGGGATTGGAAAGCGATAAGTTTAATAAAGAAGTTGCTAAAATTCAGTTCGATAAATGGTTTGGAGAAGCTAAACGGGTGGTAGGACCAGAATTGGCAAAAAAAGTCTTCAGCATTTTCCATGTGGATAGTTGGGAGTGTGGAAGCCAAAACTGGTCTCCGGTTTTTGAACAGGAGTTTTTAAAAAGAAGAGGCTATTCTTTAAAACCATATCTGCCAATCATGGCGGGTATTCCATTGGAAAGTGCAGAAAAATCAGAGCAGTTTTTGTATGATGTTCGCACAACAATAGCAGAGCTGATTAATGATAATTTCTTCAAGACTATGAAAGGTCTTGCGAAGGATAACGGAGTAATTTTTACATCAGAAACTACTGCCCCGGTGATGGTAGGAGATGGTTTAACCCATTTTGGAACAGTAGATGTGCCAATGGGTGAGTTCTGGCATGCAAGTCCTTCCCACGATAAATTCGGGGATATGTCTGATGCAATTTCCGGAGCGCATATTTATGGAAAAAACATTGTTCAGGCCGAGGCCTTTACCACCATCAGGATGAAATGGGACGAACATCCCGGAAATCTAAAAACCGTACAAGATAGAAACTACGCTTTAGGGACAAACAAATTGGTTTACCATGTTTATGTACATAATCCCTGGATGGACAGAAAACCAGGAATGACTTTGGACGGAATAGGATTGTATTTCCAAAGAGACCAAACATGGTGGAAACCAGGGAAAGCTTGGGTAGATTATACCAGTAGAACTCAGGCATTATTACAAGAAGGTAATCCGGTAAGAGATATCGCCGTATTTATTGGAGAAGAAATTCCGAGGAGATCCATCCTGCCAGACAGATTTGTGAATACTTTACCTGGTGTTTTCGGAGAAGAAGTAGTGCAAAGTGAAAAAATTAGATTAGAAAATAAAGGCTTGCCAACACAAAGAGTGGTAGGAGTGACCACTTCGGCAAACATGGCTCAGCCGGAAGACTGGATAAATCCTTTAAAAGGTTATGCTTATGATTCTTTTAATCCAGAAGTGCTGTATGGCGCAAAAGTGATTAACGGACGGGTGAAATTTAACAACGGTGCAGATTATGGAATTTTAGTTTTCCCGGGTAAGCAACAGCTGAATCCAAATAATAAGTTAATGACTTTACAAACAGCAAAGAAAATGCTGGATTTAGTAAAAGAAGGCGCTACGATTTTAGTTTCCGATAAGCCTGTTGCTGTACCACATCAATCGGACGATAAATCTCAGAAGGAAATGTTGGCCGTTGTAGACGAAATTTTTGAAGGAAATTTCATAAAAGCCAACGCATCAAATGGAAAGACAATTTTCTATAAGACCTTAGGAAAGGGAAAAGTAATAAAAGGACCTTATGAAGGCAATGATTTTAGTTTATTCAATTTAGATAAAGATCTAATCATTACAGAAAATGGTAAGCATGCAGAAAAAGTAGCATGGAACCATAGAAAATCTGAAGATTTAGATATTTATTTCATAGCTAATCAGGAAGAAAGAAAAAGAAATATACAATTTTCGTTCAGGTTGGCAGATAAGAAGGCTTATGTTTATCAGGCTGTGACCGGAAGGTTAGAAAAATTAGATAATTATTCAGCTAAAGGAAAGAGAACAGATTTAGCGCTTTCTTTAGAACCAAATCAATCTATTTTTATTCTTTTCCATCAACAAGATAACCTGGCAGCAAATAAGCATAACTCATCAGAAGGAAAAGATTTATTGGTGCTGAATAATGAATGGCAACTTCAGTTTGACGAAAGTTTCGGTGGGCCAAAAGAACCTGTAAAAACGAAAAATCTATTCGATTGGAGTCAATCAGCTAACGAGAATATAAAATATTATTCGGGAACAGTAAAATACACAACGCATATTAAGTTGAATAAAAGCCAAATTAAATCTGGAAATATTTTTATTGATTTTGCGGAGTTGTCCAATATCGCAACAGTAAAAGTAAATGGAGTAGATTGTGGAGTGGTTTGGACTTATCCATATCAGGCTGATATTTCAAAGGCATTAAAATCTGGAAATAATCTGTTCGAAATAGAAGTTAACAATACCTGGGCAAACCGATTAATTGGAGATCAGAAACTTCCTGAAGAAAAAAGAGTAACAAAAACTACAGCCCCTATCAGATTACAGGAAGAAGATTTGTTAAAATCTGGATTAATAGGTCCGGTGAAATTAATAGTAAAATAG
- a CDS encoding aceric acid hydrolase, whose amino-acid sequence MKKTFACFFSLAFALNVNAQNKSLVNTSLSPYAKLHGVNMGDVQWTSGFWGERFNVAKESMVPQLWKVYTSADISHAYRNFEIAAGLAEGEHDGPSFHDGDFYKTIEAVASLYASTKDKKLDEMMDKAIAVIAKSQREDGYIYTKAMIDQRKTGVKNQFEDRLSFEAYNIGHLMTAGCVHYRATGKKNLLNVAIKATDYLYKFYKQASPTLARNAICPSHYMGVVEMYRTLGDKRYLELAKHLIDIKGEIEDGTDDNQDRIPFRKQEKVMGHAVRANYLYAGVADVYAETGDRTLISQLHKMWNDVTQHKMYITGGCGSLYDGVSPDGTVYEPPIVQKVHQAYGRDYQLPNFTAHNETCANIGNVLWNWRMLQLEGDAKYADVMELALYNSVLSGISLDGKRFLYTNPLSYSDNLPFKQRWSKERVEYIKLSNCCPPNTVRTIAEVSNYAYSISNKGVYVNLYGSNNLSTKLDDGSTIKLTQQTEYPWEGRVAITISESKKSPFSIFMRIPGWANSAKVSINGKSVDADIKSGQYLELNRNWKKGDQIVLNLPMEADLIESHPFVEETRNQIVVKRGPIVYCAESVDMPTNVSVFSITVPSTIKLNPKKVKIDNSDIVALEGEAILADNNWNNTLYKKVSDEKQSVKLKLIPYYAWGNRGHTSEMTTWMPFSR is encoded by the coding sequence ATGAAGAAGACTTTTGCTTGTTTCTTTTCGTTGGCATTTGCATTAAATGTAAATGCGCAAAACAAGTCTTTGGTAAATACATCTTTAAGTCCGTATGCAAAATTGCATGGAGTGAATATGGGAGATGTACAATGGACATCGGGTTTTTGGGGCGAACGTTTTAATGTTGCCAAAGAGTCGATGGTACCACAATTATGGAAAGTTTATACGTCCGCAGATATTAGTCATGCTTATAGAAATTTTGAAATAGCAGCTGGATTAGCGGAAGGCGAACATGATGGGCCATCATTCCATGACGGCGATTTTTATAAGACCATAGAAGCTGTAGCTAGTCTTTATGCGTCCACAAAAGATAAAAAGCTGGATGAAATGATGGATAAGGCAATCGCTGTTATTGCTAAATCACAAAGAGAAGATGGTTACATCTATACTAAAGCGATGATTGATCAGCGTAAAACTGGTGTTAAAAATCAGTTCGAAGATCGGTTAAGTTTTGAAGCTTACAATATTGGCCATTTAATGACTGCCGGATGTGTACATTACAGAGCTACCGGAAAGAAGAATCTTTTAAATGTGGCTATAAAAGCTACGGATTATCTGTATAAATTCTATAAGCAGGCGTCGCCAACTTTGGCAAGAAACGCCATTTGTCCCTCTCATTATATGGGAGTAGTGGAAATGTACCGTACTTTAGGTGATAAAAGGTATCTAGAGCTTGCTAAGCATTTAATAGATATTAAGGGCGAGATAGAGGACGGGACTGATGATAATCAGGACAGAATCCCTTTCAGAAAGCAGGAAAAAGTAATGGGGCATGCGGTAAGAGCGAATTACTTGTATGCAGGTGTTGCCGATGTTTATGCTGAAACAGGAGACCGAACTTTAATTAGTCAATTGCATAAAATGTGGAACGATGTAACACAGCATAAAATGTACATAACCGGGGGCTGCGGTTCTTTGTATGATGGCGTTTCGCCAGACGGAACAGTTTACGAGCCGCCAATTGTACAAAAAGTACATCAGGCTTATGGCAGGGATTACCAATTGCCTAACTTCACAGCACATAATGAGACTTGCGCAAATATCGGTAATGTACTTTGGAACTGGAGGATGTTACAGTTGGAAGGCGATGCAAAATATGCTGATGTGATGGAATTAGCATTGTATAATAGTGTGCTTTCGGGAATCAGTTTAGACGGAAAGCGTTTCTTATATACAAACCCGTTAAGTTATTCTGATAATTTACCATTTAAACAGCGTTGGTCTAAAGAAAGGGTAGAGTATATTAAATTATCAAATTGCTGCCCTCCGAATACAGTTAGAACTATAGCAGAGGTAAGCAATTATGCTTACAGTATTTCTAATAAAGGTGTTTATGTGAATTTATATGGCTCCAATAATCTTTCTACTAAATTAGACGATGGCTCTACAATTAAGCTTACTCAGCAAACGGAATATCCATGGGAGGGAAGGGTAGCAATTACTATTTCTGAAAGTAAAAAGTCGCCTTTCTCTATTTTTATGAGAATACCGGGTTGGGCAAATTCAGCCAAGGTTTCTATAAATGGGAAATCTGTAGATGCTGATATCAAATCAGGACAGTATCTGGAACTAAATAGAAACTGGAAAAAAGGAGACCAGATTGTTCTGAATTTACCAATGGAAGCAGATTTGATAGAATCTCATCCATTTGTAGAAGAAACCAGAAATCAGATTGTCGTAAAAAGAGGCCCAATAGTTTATTGTGCAGAATCGGTAGATATGCCAACCAATGTTAGCGTATTTAGTATTACAGTTCCTTCCACTATCAAATTAAATCCAAAGAAAGTAAAGATTGATAATAGTGACATCGTTGCTTTGGAAGGGGAAGCAATTTTAGCAGATAATAATTGGAATAATACTTTGTATAAAAAAGTATCAGACGAGAAGCAATCTGTGAAACTTAAACTGATTCCATATTATGCCTGGGGAAATCGGGGGCATACTTCAGAAATGACAACCTGGATGCCATTTAGCAGATAA
- a CDS encoding VOC family protein has product MATTNSYLNFNGNCEEAFNFYKSVFGGEFTFMGRFSDIPKETYQVPEADKNKIMHVSLPIGKSILMGSDCGSDWAPKFTQGNNFSISITAETKDEADRLFNALAQGGKVHMPLADAFWGDYYGMLTDKFGINWMMSYTEPK; this is encoded by the coding sequence ATGGCAACAACAAACAGCTATTTAAACTTCAACGGCAATTGCGAAGAAGCTTTCAACTTTTATAAATCGGTTTTCGGTGGCGAATTTACCTTTATGGGACGATTTAGTGATATCCCTAAAGAAACTTACCAAGTTCCAGAAGCCGATAAAAATAAGATCATGCATGTTTCTCTTCCTATTGGAAAATCGATATTAATGGGAAGCGACTGTGGAAGTGATTGGGCTCCAAAATTCACACAAGGAAACAATTTCTCTATTTCCATTACAGCAGAAACTAAAGACGAAGCAGATAGGTTATTTAATGCGCTTGCGCAAGGCGGAAAAGTACATATGCCTTTAGCTGATGCTTTCTGGGGTGACTATTACGGGATGTTGACAGACAAATTTGGCATCAATTGGATGATGAGTTATACTGAACCTAAGTAA
- a CDS encoding MerR family transcriptional regulator, with protein MAYKEKEINKLYYSIGEVAEMFDANTSMIRFYEKEFDILQPKKNAKGNRLFRPEDVENLKIIFHLIKDKGFTLQGAKEHMKSNKDEVVDNQKVIDSLEKLKAFMLKLNSEL; from the coding sequence ATGGCGTACAAAGAAAAGGAAATCAATAAACTGTATTATTCTATCGGAGAAGTTGCAGAAATGTTTGATGCCAATACTTCTATGATTCGCTTTTATGAAAAGGAATTCGATATTCTGCAACCTAAAAAAAATGCTAAAGGCAACAGACTATTCAGACCCGAAGATGTAGAGAATTTGAAAATCATTTTTCATCTAATTAAAGATAAGGGATTTACTTTACAAGGTGCCAAAGAGCATATGAAAAGCAATAAAGATGAAGTTGTCGACAATCAAAAAGTCATTGATTCTTTAGAGAAACTAAAGGCTTTTATGCTAAAACTTAATAGTGAATTGTAA
- a CDS encoding glucuronyl esterase domain-containing protein produces MNKILAAFLICCAVVQHPFAQTSDDQYKKSLKEVIGLLEKRYNISIKYNENQVEGKWLNYAEWRFRSDVDETLRNVLSPLDLKVNKEGEGKYKLKEYEYYRWEVKDGWDYLDKLATRYHNKESWEARKAQIRPELYKALKLSPLPEKPKSKIILTPKRVFDGYSVENFALEIMSGLYVNGSIYKPLNYKGKIPVVLSPDGHWGDHRYRKDAQIRFAMTAKLGSVAVSYDLFAWGESLLQFKPEDHRRSLALTVQTLGAIRILDYILEDKNIDKTRVGICGGSGGGSQAVLMAALDPRINLSIPVVSLSSYFYGGCPCESGLPIHNVAGGTNNVELAAMVAPNPQLVISDGKDWTAHMPQHDFPYLQKIYGFYGKKDKVRNVHLPEDGHDFGYSKRKPVYDFLIEHFKLNPKSLKNGNGNYDESSVTIEKMDALYTFGPNGEKLPKNAIRGYENLEKLF; encoded by the coding sequence ATGAATAAAATACTCGCAGCTTTTTTAATATGTTGTGCGGTTGTTCAACATCCATTTGCGCAAACTTCTGATGATCAATATAAAAAATCGTTAAAGGAAGTGATTGGACTTCTGGAAAAACGCTATAACATTAGTATTAAATATAATGAAAATCAGGTTGAGGGAAAATGGTTGAACTATGCTGAGTGGAGATTTAGGTCGGATGTAGATGAAACACTTCGTAATGTGTTGTCCCCATTAGACTTAAAGGTAAATAAGGAAGGAGAAGGCAAATACAAATTAAAAGAATATGAATATTACAGATGGGAGGTAAAGGATGGTTGGGATTATCTGGATAAATTAGCAACCCGTTATCATAATAAAGAATCATGGGAAGCTCGAAAAGCGCAGATTAGGCCGGAGCTATACAAAGCATTAAAATTATCACCTCTTCCGGAAAAGCCAAAATCAAAAATTATTCTTACTCCGAAAAGAGTGTTTGATGGTTATTCGGTAGAGAACTTTGCTTTGGAAATTATGTCAGGCTTATATGTTAACGGTTCAATTTATAAACCGCTGAATTACAAAGGAAAAATCCCGGTAGTATTAAGTCCGGACGGACACTGGGGTGATCATCGCTATAGAAAAGATGCTCAGATTCGTTTTGCAATGACGGCAAAATTAGGTTCAGTTGCGGTAAGCTACGATTTGTTTGCCTGGGGAGAATCTTTATTGCAATTTAAACCTGAAGATCATAGAAGAAGTTTAGCTTTAACAGTTCAAACTTTAGGAGCTATTCGTATTCTGGATTATATATTGGAAGATAAGAATATCGACAAAACACGAGTCGGAATATGCGGAGGATCAGGAGGTGGCAGTCAGGCTGTGTTAATGGCAGCTTTAGATCCAAGAATCAATTTAAGTATTCCGGTAGTTTCTTTATCATCTTATTTTTATGGTGGCTGCCCATGTGAAAGTGGTTTGCCGATACATAATGTTGCCGGTGGAACAAATAATGTGGAGTTAGCAGCAATGGTAGCGCCAAATCCTCAATTGGTAATATCGGATGGAAAAGATTGGACGGCGCATATGCCACAACACGATTTTCCGTATTTGCAGAAAATCTATGGTTTTTACGGTAAAAAAGATAAAGTGAGAAATGTTCATTTACCGGAAGATGGCCATGATTTTGGTTATTCTAAACGTAAACCGGTCTATGATTTCCTGATAGAACATTTCAAATTAAATCCTAAAAGCTTGAAAAATGGAAACGGTAATTATGATGAATCTTCTGTTACTATAGAGAAAATGGATGCTTTATATACTTTCGGACCGAATGGGGAGAAACTTCCTAAAAATGCAATTCGTGGATATGAGAATCTGGAAAAATTATTTTAG